The Armatimonadia bacterium genome includes a window with the following:
- a CDS encoding sugar ABC transporter substrate-binding protein — MKKFFLGVFILLVCLSVIAQATKPKRQFAGKTRIIWTTDNNPAREQQIAIFDRQFPHLKLSIDPTNNDMSKIIVQTLAGIGPDVIDCYNRMQLMTYYQAGILADITDMAQKAGTTPDICWKSARENMMINGRQYGFPTNPGPWVIFYNKDIFDRCHVPYPKGDWTWDEFVEVAKKLTIKGPDSRRNETFGVMGYDLQEAIWQNGGHFYSPKGTRCTLDQPAAIQAAQWLIDLQFEHKCAPSPSEEESMAAAGGWGQGVITLFDAGRLGMIRYGRWGLIVWRKNPKIRIGVAPLPYRREKATTFVTRISTLNKKSLYMREAFNFMKFLASEDYGNQINDSADNLAPVKRLCYLPRFMKNPEYPQEDYNDVFRQEMKCARSIEVSPFVNPFVADRIYRRYIDLMRNQSMTPVEAMQGAAKEINAAIADYVKKTPGLQAEYDKAVAEDK, encoded by the coding sequence ATGAAAAAGTTCTTCCTCGGCGTCTTCATCCTGCTCGTGTGCCTGTCGGTCATCGCTCAGGCTACGAAACCGAAACGCCAGTTCGCAGGCAAGACGCGGATCATCTGGACCACCGACAACAACCCCGCCCGCGAGCAGCAGATCGCCATCTTCGATCGCCAGTTCCCCCATCTGAAGCTCTCGATCGACCCGACGAACAACGACATGAGCAAGATCATCGTCCAGACGCTCGCCGGGATTGGCCCCGACGTCATCGACTGCTACAACCGCATGCAGCTCATGACCTACTACCAGGCGGGAATCCTGGCCGACATCACCGACATGGCCCAGAAGGCCGGCACCACACCCGACATCTGCTGGAAGTCAGCCCGCGAAAACATGATGATCAACGGTCGTCAGTATGGCTTCCCGACAAACCCCGGACCGTGGGTCATCTTCTACAACAAGGATATCTTCGACCGCTGCCATGTCCCCTACCCCAAGGGCGACTGGACCTGGGATGAGTTCGTCGAGGTCGCCAAGAAACTCACGATCAAGGGCCCCGACAGCCGGCGCAATGAGACCTTCGGCGTGATGGGCTACGACCTGCAGGAGGCCATCTGGCAGAACGGCGGTCACTTCTACTCACCGAAGGGAACGCGCTGCACGCTGGATCAGCCCGCCGCCATTCAGGCCGCCCAGTGGCTCATCGACCTGCAGTTTGAGCACAAGTGCGCACCCAGTCCCTCCGAAGAGGAGTCCATGGCCGCCGCCGGAGGCTGGGGTCAGGGCGTCATCACCCTCTTCGATGCCGGACGCCTGGGCATGATCCGCTACGGTCGCTGGGGCCTCATCGTGTGGCGCAAGAATCCCAAGATCCGCATCGGCGTTGCCCCCCTGCCCTACCGTCGAGAGAAGGCAACGACCTTCGTCACCCGCATCAGCACGCTCAACAAGAAGAGCCTGTACATGCGCGAGGCCTTCAACTTCATGAAGTTCCTCGCCAGTGAGGACTACGGCAACCAGATCAACGACAGCGCCGACAACCTGGCGCCGGTGAAGCGCCTCTGCTACCTGCCGCGATTCATGAAGAACCCGGAGTACCCGCAGGAGGACTACAACGACGTCTTCCGGCAGGAGATGAAGTGCGCGCGCAGCATCGAGGTCAGTCCCTTCGTGAACCCCTTCGTCGCCGACCGCATCTACCGGCGCTACATCGACCTGATGCGCAACCAGTCGATGACCCCTGTCGAGGCGATGCAGGGAGCGGCCAAAGAGATCAACGCGGCGATCGCGGACTACGTGAAGAAGACGCCGGGGCTGCAAGCGGAGTACGACAAGGCCGTCGCCGAAGACAAGTAG